In Malus sylvestris chromosome 15, drMalSylv7.2, whole genome shotgun sequence, a single genomic region encodes these proteins:
- the LOC126601546 gene encoding sugar transport protein 5-like: MAVGGFAVDGPLAVAGIDGKITVSVVITCIVAASCGLIFGYDIGISGGVTTMAPFLNKFFPEVLRKGGPAKNIYCVYDSQVLTAFTSSLYIAGLAASLVASRLAKTIGRRNVMLLGGCTFFAGSAINGGAVNVAMLILGRILLGFGVGFTNQSAPIYLSEIAPPKWRGAFSTGFQFFIGIGVVASNCINYATAKHSWGWRLSLGLAIVPATIMTIGTLFISDSPTSLVGRNRVDQARKSLVKIRGKDDIEAELALLIKASEVARALNEEPFVTIFQRQYRPQLLIGALAVPFFQQLTGINIIAFYAPVLFQSVGFGNDSALIAAIILGLVNLGSILVSTYMVDRHGRRFLFMQGGIQMVICQVGVAIVLGVTTGTDGNGHISKSYAILVLVLMCLYAAGFGWSWGPLSWLIPSEIFPMKIRPTGQSMGLAVNFATTFVLSQTFLTMLCHFKFATFLFYGSWILVMTIFVTLFLPETKGIPLDQVYTVWAKHWYWRRFVEGSPKVDADENE, encoded by the exons ATGGCCGTGGGTGGTTTCGCCGTTGACGGACCTCTGGCCGTCGCTGGCATCGACGGCAAGATAACGGTTTCGGTGGTGATAACGTGCATCGTCGCGGCTTCTTGCGGTCTTATATTTGGTTATGACATCGGAATTTCAG GAGGAGTAACTACAATGGCACCATTTCTGAACAAGTTTTTCCCAGAAGTACTGAGAAAGGGAGGGCCCGCGAAAAACATATATTGTGTTTATGATAGCCAGGTTTTGACAGCATTCACGTCCTCCCTATACATAGCCGGATTGGCTGCATCGCTCGTGGCCAGCCGTCTGGCCAAGACTATCGGCCGCCGGAATGTTATGCTTCTGGGTGGCTGCACCTTCTTTGCTGGGTCTGCCATCAATGGTGGCGCTGTCAATGTTGCCATGCTTATTTTGGGCCGTATCTTGCTCGGATTTGGGGTTGGTTTCACTAACCAA TCTGCTCCAATCTACCTCTCAGAAATTGCACCACCCAAGTGGCGAGGTGCATTTAGCACCGGCTTTCAGTTCTTCATAGGAATTGGGGTGGTGGCATCCAACTGCATAAACTATGCCACGGCCAAGCACAGCTGGGGCTGGCGCCTCTCTCTCGGTCTCGCCATAGTCCCGGCCACCATCATGACGATTGGCACCCTCTTCATCTCGGACTCACCCACAAGCTTAGTAGGACGCAATAGGGTCGACCAAGCCAGAAAATCCCTAGTTAAAATCCGAGGCAAGGACGACATCGAGGCCGAGCTCGCTCTTCTTATCAAGGCCAGTGAAGTTGCCAGAGCTCTTAATGAGGAACCTTTTGTGACCATATTTCAGAGGCAGTATAGGCCTCAGCTTTTGATAGGTGCACTTGCTGTGCCGTTTTTTCAGCAGCTCACTGGGATTAATATCATTGCTTTCTATGCGCCTGTGTTGTTTCAATCTGTTGGTTTCGGCAATGATTCTGCTCTCATTGCTGCGATAATACTTGGGTTGGTGAATCTTGGTTCCATCCTTGTGTCTACATATATGGTTGATCGGCATGGTCGGAGGTTTTTGTTCATGCAGGGTGGCATCCAGATGGTCATCTGTCAG GTTGGTGTAGCTATAGTTCTGGGAGTTACAACAGGTACGGATGGCAATGGCCATATCTCAAAAAGCTATGCCATACTAGTTCTAGTACTGATGTGTTTATATgctgctggttttggttggtcaTGGGGACCTTTGAGTTGGCTTATCCCCAGTGAGATATTCCCCATGAAAATTCGACCCACCGGCCAAAGCATGGGGCTAGCAGTCAACTTTGCCACCACATTTGTACTCTCCCAAACCTTCTTGACCATGCTGTGCCATTTCAAATTCGCCACATTCTTGTTCTACGGCAGTTGGATTCTGGTGATGACCATTTTCGTCACGCTCTTCCTGCCAGAGACTAAAGGAATCCCGTTGGATCAAGTTTACACCGTGTGGGCAAAGCATTGGTATTGGCGCAGGTTCGTTGAAGGTAGCCCTAAGGTTGATGCCGATGAAAATGAATAA
- the LOC126601550 gene encoding protein CURLY FLAG LEAF 1-like: MLSFQAHPLSPNQKKTIPDSENSSKKRKWDDLPYVNIEQLSEKRSKVPQSKPNSLFDIELHLETPLPLEWQRCLDIQSGQIHFYNTRTQMKTSRDPRRSPEPPTSPAADHHHHHMSLDLELNLRSCDQSRANSDISTHSLSDLFMESHRPTKKNPNNLGFPFDHHHHQQEMVATVCLKCHMLVMLCRSSPACPNCKYMHAPDQSPPTLFNFEPRCTSSFMC; the protein is encoded by the exons ATGCTTTCTTTTCAAGCTCATCCTCTTTCTCCAAACCAAAAGAAGACAATCCCAGACTCTGAGAATTcatccaagaaaagaaaatgggatGACTTGCCATACGTTAATATTGAGCAACTTTCCGAAAAACGTTCAAAAGTACCACAAAGCAAACCAAATTCCTTGTTTGATATCGAGCTTCACCTAGAGACTCCATTGCCTTTGGAGTGGCAAAGATGCCTCGATATTCAG TCGGGACAGATACATTTTTACAACACAAGGACTCAGATGAAGACTTCAAGGGACCCAAGGAGGAGCCCTGAGCCACCAACCAGTCCAGCTgctgatcatcatcatcatcacatgAGCCTAGACCTGGAGCTCAACCTAAGATCATGTGATCAGTCTAGGGCTAATTCAGACATTTCAACACACAGCTTGAGTGATTTGTTCATGGAGTCCCATAGACCAACAAAAAAGAACCCTAATAATTTAGGGTTTCCATttgatcaccaccaccaccagcagGAGATGGTGGCAACTGTGTGCCTCAAGTGCCACATGCTGGTGATGCTGTGCAGGTCTTCTCCTGCATGCCCTAATTGCAAGTACATGCACGCACCTGATCAGAGCCCCCCAACCCTCTTCAATTTCGAGCCAAGGTGTACCAGTAGCTTCATgtgttaa